The Oncorhynchus masou masou isolate Uvic2021 chromosome 6, UVic_Omas_1.1, whole genome shotgun sequence genome has a window encoding:
- the apcdd1l gene encoding protein APCDD1-like gives MSGGRFSHLLRVLWQAVLVSGSKLWEVPTAPLGFSSNHTTSLEWEPQCQYRHLQDGVRITADIPPKLEGNWVSTRCEVRPGPEFLTRSYTFYPSHLFKALQHYYTDSGCEEPTYSLVVRGKLRLRQASWITRGATETEHHLHKVGIVIHSHGAMHRPAARLPSVCVGLTLGGMVPGHLYELYNAQAGRACLGALGFSMMELGLVRVETQHKPHGGLVQELFFGDVHTDWTKRTYYRPTGYQQPLQNAMHHIHPCPACALVFRASEQRPPVLPHVSASAPPSLHGRWVSQRCEARPAVLFLTRDFTFRPDEHSWEGFYHHYSDPSCSQPTFTLQASGHYAQGDPSAKVAGGTEFVFKVTRVSVTILEGATARVLNETRPGSCGKVGGWEVGVEQDVTPTDGCTVLGIKLPHKEYELFKTEMDYRRRPLLFIGERPTDGSSPDRPQKRPTSYQAPMVHCGEEDTSTSYHHTNQLKLAASGANNLPWQPSFVLVLVSLLLLWYDGGTVHSV, from the exons CTGTGCTTGTGTCAGGGAGCAAGCTATGGGAGGTACCCACAGCCCCCTTAGGATTTTCCTCCAACCATACAACCAGCCTGGAATGGGAGCCACAGTGTCAGTATCGCCACTTGCAGGATGGCGTCAGAATCACAGCCGACATTCCCCCAAAACTGGAGGGCAACTGGGTGTCAACCAG ATGTGAAGTTCGGCCTGGTCCTGAGTTTCTGACCCGGTCCTACACCTTCTACCCGAGCCACCTGTTCAAGGCACTGCAGCACTATTACACTGACAGCGGGTGCGAGGAGCCCACCTACTCTCTGGTGGTACGGGGCAAGCTCCGTCTACGCCAGGCGTCCTGGATCACCCGGGGTGCCACCGAGACAGAGCACCACCTTCACAAAGTGGGCATCGTCATCCACAGCCATGGCGCCATGCACAGGCCGGCCGCCCGTCtaccctctgtgtgtgtgggcctCACCCTGGGCGGCATGGTGCCCGGGCACCTGTATGAGCTGTATAACGCCCAGGCAGGGAGGGCCTGTCTGGGTGCCCTGGGGTTCTCGATGATGGAACTGGGCTTGGTGAGAGTGGAGACCCAGCATAAGCCCCATGGAGGTCTGGTTCAGGAGCTCTTCTTTGGGGACGTGCACACAGACTGGACAAAGAGGACGTACTATCGACCAACGGGTTACCAGCAACCATTGCAGAACGCTATG CACCACATCCACCCCTGCCCGGCATGCGCCCTGGTCTTCCGGGCCTCAGAACAACGCCCCCCGGTGTTGCCCCATGTCTCTGCGTCGGCCCCTCCATCTCTGCACGGCCGCTGGGTGAGCCAACGCTGTGAAGCCCGGCCTGCCGTCCTCTTCCTCACCCGAGACTTCACCTTCCGCCCAGATGAGCACTCCTGGGAAGGCTTCTACCACCACTACTCGGACCCCTCCTGCAGCCAGCCGACCTTCACCCTGCAGGCCTCGGGCCACTATGCTCAGGGAGACCCCTCGGCCAAAGTGGCGGGAGGCACTGAGTTTGTCTTCAAGGTGACCCGGGTCAGTGTCACCATCCTTGAGGGGGCCACGGCCAGGGTGCTCAACGAGACCCGGCCAGGAAGCTGCGGGAAGGTGGGGGGctgggaggtgggggtggagcAAGACGTGACCCCCACGGATGGGTGTACCGTCTTGGGAATCAAGCTGCCACACAAGGAGTACGAGCTGTTCAAGACGGAGATGGACTATCGTCGGCGCCCTCTGCTGTTCATAGGGGAGAGGCCGACGGATGGCTCCAGCCCCGACCGTCCCCAGAAGAGGCCCACGTCTTACCAGGCCCCCATGGTGCATTGTGGCGAGGAGGACACCTCCACGTCGTATCACCACACCAACCAGCTCAAGCTAGCAGCTAGTGGAGCCAATAACCTACCATGGCAACCAAGCTTTGTCCTAGTGCTGGTCTCTTTACTGTTGCTTTGGTACGATGGAGGAACTGTTCACAGTGTATGA